Proteins from one Cyclopterus lumpus isolate fCycLum1 chromosome 11, fCycLum1.pri, whole genome shotgun sequence genomic window:
- the LOC117738978 gene encoding sodium-dependent neutral amino acid transporter B(0)AT1-like produces the protein MKLKLPNPELDDRIPSYRDLERMEKEEAGDRPKWDNKAQYLLTCVGFCVGLGNVWRFPYLCQSHGGGAFMIPFLTLLVLEGIPLVHLEFAIGQRLRKGNVAVWSSIHPYLTGVGIASLLVSFLVGMYYNTIMAWIMWYLFNSFQSPLPWSQCPLNANRTGVVEECARSSTTDYFWYRETLNTSAAIDEFGGPQWWIVLTLLAAWTVLYVCCIRGIETTGKAVYVTSTLPYVVLTIFLIRGLTLKGSIEGIKFLFTPDINELMNPTAWLDAGAQVFYSFSLAFGGLVSFSSYNSIHNNCEQDAVLISIINGCTSVYSATVIYSIIGFRATQNFDDCTADNILKLMNTFNYPENMITENNYNEVLSNLNQTNPDIIQGLQLQTCDIQVFLSQGVEGTGLAFIVFTEAIIKMPISPLWAILFFAMLFCLGLSTMFGNIEGVVVPLQDLNVLPRTWPKEVLCALTCLISLAFGLIFSLSSGSYWLALFDNFAGSIPLLVIGFCEMFAVMYIYGVDRFNKDIEFMIGHKPNMFWQVTWRFVSPLIMVVILVFYFITQISKNPTYLVWDQEAESFPTLTRRPYPSWVYIIIFILAGIPSLAVPVVALYKFNQRKCCKQKDYSDSTLDTISAKIQRSDEIKF, from the exons ATGAAGCTGAAGCTGCCAAACCCAGAACTGGATGACCGGATCCCTTCTTACAGGGAcctggagaggatggagaaggaggaggctggGGACAGGCCCAAATGGGACAACAAAGCCCAGTATCTGCTCACCTGTGTGGGCTTCTGTGTGGGACTTGGCAACGTCTGGAGGTTCCCTTACCTGTGTCAAAGCCATGGAGGAG GTGCGTTTATGATCCCATTTCTCACCCTGCTCGTCTTGGAGGGAATCCCACTGGTGCACCTGGAGTTTGCAATCGGTCAACGCCTGAGAAAGGGCAACGTGGCAGTGTGGAGCTCGATCCATCCATACTTGACTGGAGTTg GTATTGCATCCTTGCTTGTCTCATTTTTGGTGGGTATGTACTACAACACCATCATGGCCTGGATCATGTGGTATCTCTTCAACTCCTTTCAAAGCCCCCTGCCTTGGAGTCAATGTCCTCTCAATGCTAACAGGACAG GTGTGGTTGAGGAGTGTGCTCGGAGCAGCACTACCGACTACTTCTGGTACAGGGAGACTCTGAACACCTCAGCAGCTATTGACGAGTTTGGCGGTCCACAGTGGTGGATTGTGCTCACCCTGCTGGCTGCCTGGACTGTGCTCTACGTCTGCTGCATCCGGGGCATTGAGACCACTGGAAAG GCCGTGTACGTCACTTCAACTCTACCATACGTGGTCCTCACCATCTTCCTCATCAGAGGACTGACTCTGAAAGGATCTATAGAGGGAATCAAGTTCCTATTCACACCAGAT aTAAATGAGTTAATGAATCCGACAGCCTGGTTGGATGCAGGCGCTCAAGTTTTCTACTCCTTCTCTTTGGCCTTTGGAGGTCTCGTCTCTTTCTCCAGTTACAACTCTATTCA CAACAACTGTGAGCAGGATGCTGTtctcatctccatcatcaaTGGCTGCACCTCAGTATACTCCGCGACAGTTATCTACTCCATCATCGGCTTCAGGGCCACGCAAAACTTTGACGACTGCACAGCAGA caaCATCTTAAAGCTGATGAATACCTTTAACTATCCTGAAAACATGATCACAGAAAACAACTACAATGAGGTTCTGTCGAACCTCAACCAGACAAATCCAGATATTATTCAAGGATTGCAATTACAGACTTGTGACATACAGGTTTTTCTCAGTCAG GGTGTGGAGGGAACAGGTCTCGCCTTCATCGTGTTTACGGAGGCCATCATCAAAATGCCCATTTCTCCTTTGTGGGCCATTCTCTTCTTCGCCATGCTTTTCTGCCTCGGCCTCTCAACTATGTTCGGGAACATAGAGGGAGTGGTGGTTCCTTTGCAGGACCTCAATGTGCTTCCCCGAACTTGGCCAAAAGAAGTTCTCTGTG CGCTGACTTGCCTAATCTCCCTCGCTTTTGGACTCATCTTTTCCCTGTCCTCTGGAAGCTACTGGCTAGCTCTTTTTGACAACTTTGCTGGCTCTATCCCTCTTCTGGTCATCGGCTTTTGTGAAATGTTCGCTGTTATGTACATCTATGGCGTAGATAG GTTTAACAAGGACATTGAGTTTATGATCGGCCACAAGCCCAATATGTTCTGGCAGGTGACCTGGAGGTTTGTCAGTCCACTCATTATGGTCGTCATCTTGGTTTTCTACTTCATAACACAAATCAGCAAGAATCCCACCTATTTGGTGTGGGACCAGGAGGCG GAGAGCTTCCCCACCCTTACACGCCGTCCGTATCCTTCCTGGGTCtacatcatcatcttcattctGGCTGGAATTCCCAGTTTAGCCGTCCCAGTGGTTGCCCTCTACAAATTCAACCAGAGGAAATGCTGCAAGCAGAAGGATTACAGTGACAGCACACTGGATACTATCTCTGCCAAAATACAAAGGAGTGACGAAATTAAGTTTtag
- the LOC117739183 gene encoding sodium-dependent neutral amino acid transporter B(0)AT1-like, with product MRLVFPNPGLDNRIPTHEDLDRMEKEAGDRPKWDNKAQYMLTCVGFCIGLGNVWRFPYLCQTHGGGAFLIPYLILLVLEGMPLLLMEFAIGQRLRKGSVGVWRAVNPYLTGVGIASMLVSLLIGLYYNTLIAWILWYLFNSFQDPLPWTQCPLNDNGTGFVPECQRSSTVDYYFYRVTLNSSASIDDSGGIHWPIVLCLLAAWTVMCVCYVQGIGSSGKAVYVTAILPYIVLAIFLIRGLTLKGSLSGLKFLFTPDVNELIKPTTWLDAGAQVFYSFGVGWGGLISFSSYNPVHNNCVQDAVILSVITGLTSIYAATVTYSIIGFRATEQYDNCISDNILTLLNAFDLPEDNITTSNYEAALIHLNNSYPDTVLGLDINTCDIQTLLSEGGEGTGLAFIVFTEAITKMPGSPFWSVLFFVMLLCLGLSSLFGTIEGVVMPLKDLNVFPKKWSHELLTGVTCAVAFIICLLFAQHSGLYWVTLFDNFAGSVPLLTIGLFEMIAVVYIYGIDRFNEDLEYMVGHKPGIFWQVTWRFISPLIVLVILVFYMVTQVQEELTYLVWDPNSEEFPSLALVPYPSWINVIIFLMAGIPSLAVPVYALCRLFFICCKKTV from the exons ATGAGATTGGTATTTCCTAACCCGGGACTGGATAATAGGATCCCTACTCATGAGGATCTGGACAGGAtggagaaggaggcaggggacAGGCCCAAGTGGGACAACAAAGCCCAGTACATGCTCACCTGTGTGGGCTTCTGCATTGGGCTCGGTAACGTGTGGCGATTCCCTTACTTGTGTCAGACTCATGGAGGAG GTGCGTTTTTGATTCCCTACCTGATTCTGCTGGTGCTGGAAGGAATGCCTCTCCTGCTGATGGAGTTTGCCATCGGCCAGCGTCTCAGGAAAGGCAGTGTGGGAGTGTGGAGAGCCGTCAACCCTTATCTGACTGGTGTTG GTATAGCATCCATGCTGGTTTCCTTATTGATTGGACTTTACTACAACACCTTAATAGCCTGGATCCTGTGGTATCTCTTCAATTCCTTTCAAGACCCACTGCCTTGGACCCAGTGTCCTCTCAATGACAATGGCACAG GATTTGTTCCAGAGTGTCAAAGGAGCTCCACTGTGGATTACTATTTTTACCGAGTGACTTTGAATAGTTCGGCCTCTATAGACGACTCTGGAGGAATCCACTGGCCCATAGTACTCTGCCTGCTTGCAGCCTGGACAGTCATGTGTGTCTGCTACGTACAGGGCATTGGCTCTTCAGGCAAG GCAGTGTACGTCACGGCCATTCTGCCGTATATAGTGCTGGCCATCTTCCTGATCCGTGGACTGACTCTTAAAGGCTCCCTGAGTGGATTAAAGTTCCTCTTCACACCAGAC GTGAATGAGTTGATTAAACCAACAACTTGGCTGGATGCAGGTGCCCAGGTCTTCTATTCCTTTGGTGTGGGTTGGGGAGGCCTCATCTCCTTCTCAAGCTACAACCCTGTTCA CAACAACTGCGTACAAGATGCTGTGATCTTGTCAGTCATAACTGGCCTGACCTCAATCTATGCTGCCACAGTGACCTACTCCATCATTGGCTTTAGAGCTACAGAGCAATATGACAACTGTATCAGCGA TAACATCCTGACACTATTAAATGCCTTTGACCTTCCTGAAGACAACATCACTACAAGCAACTACGAGGCAGCTCTTATTCATCTCAACAACTCCTATCCAGATACTGTTCTTGGATTGGACATCAACACCTGTGACATACAGACACTTCTCAGTGAG ggaggggagggaacaGGTTTGGCCTTTATTGTGTTCACAGAAGCAATCACCAAGATGCCCGGCTCTCCTTTCTGGTCTGTTCTCTTCTTCGTCATGCTTCTCTGCTTGGGACTCTCATCTCTGTTTGGCACCATTGAGGGAGTGGTGATGCCACTGAAAGATCTGAATGTGTTCCCTAAAAAATGGTCCCATGAATTACTCACTg gAGTAACATGCGCTGTCGCCTTTATCATCTGTCTCCTGTTTGCGCAGCATTCAGGGCTTTATTGGGTAACTCTCTTTGACAATTTCGCTGGATCAGTTCCACTTCTGACCATTGGATTGTTTGAGATGATAGCTGTTGTGTACATCTACGGTATAGACAG GTTCAATGAGGACTTGGAGTATATGGTCGGACATAAGCCCGGCATCTTCTGGCAGGTTACATGGAGGTTCATTAGTCCTCTCATCGTTCTGGTTATTTTAGTTTTCTACATGGTGACACAAGTCCAAGAAGAGCTCACCTACTTAGTCTGGGATCCAAACtct GAGGAATTCCCGTCTCTGGCATTAGTACCGTACCCCTCATGGATCAACGTGATCATTTTTCTCATGGCGGGCATCCCCAGTCTTGCAGTGCCTGTGTATGCATTATGTaggctgttttttatttgctgcaAAAAAACAGTGTAA
- the LOC117739184 gene encoding sodium-dependent neutral amino acid transporter B(0)AT1-like, which produces MRLVFPNPGLDNRIPTHEDLDRMEKEAGDRPKWDNKAQDYYFYRVTLNSSASIADSGGIHWPIVLCLLAAWTVIAVCYIRGIGTSGKAVYVTAILPYIVLAIFLIRGLTLKGSLSGLKFLFTPDVNELIKPTTWLDAGAQVFYSFGLGWGCLISFSSYNPVHNNCVQDAVILSVITGLTSIYAATVTYSIIGFRATEQYDNCISDNILTLLNAFDLPEDNITTSNYEAALIHLNNSYPDTVLGLDINTCDIQTLLSEGVEGTGLAFIVFTEAITKMPGSPFWSVLFFVMLLCLGLSSLFGNIEGVVMPLKDLNVFPKKWPHELLTGVTCAVAFIICLLFALHSGIYWVTLFDNFAGSVPLLTIGLFEMIAVVYIYGIDRFNEDLEFMVGHKPGIFWQVTWRFISPLIVLVILVFYMVTQVQEELTYLVWDPNSEEFPSLALVPYPSWINVIIFLMAGIPSLAVPVYALCRLFFYLLQKKSTRQLTVPSSIPTPAPAPLTLGNSIKGQSPTLLQELCSRASAVRRGEPNYI; this is translated from the exons ATGAGATTGGTATTTCCTAACCCGGGACTGGATAATAGGATCCCTACTCATGAGGATCTGGACAGGAtggagaaggaggcaggggacAGGCCCAAGTGGGACAACAAAGCCCA GGATTACTATTTTTATAGAGTGACTTTGAATAGTTCAGCCTCTATAGCCGACTCTGGAGGAATCCACTGGCCCATAGTACTCTGCCTGCTTGCAGCCTGGACAGTCATTGCAGTCTGCTACATACGGGGCATTGGCACTTCAGGCAAG GCAGTGTACGTCACGGCCATTCTGCCGTACATAGTGCTGGCCATCTTCCTGATCCGTGGACTGACTCTTAAAGGCTCCCTGAGTGGATTAAAGTTCCTCTTCACACCAGAC GTGAATGAGTTGATTAAACCAACAACTTGGCTGGATGCAGGTGCCCAGGTCTTCTATTCCTTTGGTTTGGGTTGGGGATGCCTCATCTCCTTCTCAAGCTACAACCCTGTTCA CAACAACTGCGTACAAGATGCTGTGATCTTGTCAGTCATAACTGGCCTGACCTCAATCTATGCTGCCACAGTGACCTACTCCATCATTGGCTTTAGAGCTACAGAGCAATATGACAACTGTATCAGCGA TAACATCCTGACACTATTAAATGCATTTGACCTTCCTGAAGACAACATCACTACAAGCAACTACGAGGCAGCTCTTATTCATCTCAACAACTCCTATCCAGATACTGTTCTTGGATTGGACATCAACACCTGTGACATACAGACACTTCTCAGTGAG GGAGTGGAAGGAACAGGTCTGGCCTTCATTGTGTTCACAGAAGCAATCACCAAGATGCCCGGCTCTCCTTTCTGGTCTGTTCTCTTCTTCGTCATGCTTCTCTGCTTGGGACTTTCATCTCTGTTTGGCAACATTGAGGGAGTGGTGATGCCATTGAAAGATCTGAATGTATTCCCTAAAAAATGGCCACATGAATTACTCACTg GAGTAACATGCGCTGTCGCCTTTATCATCTGTCTCCTGTTTGCGCTGCATTCAGGGATTTATTGGGTAACTCTCTTTGACAATTTCGCTGGATCAGTTCCACTTCTGACCATTGGATTGTTTGAGATGATAGCTGTTGTGTACATCTACGGTATAGATAG GTTCAATGAGGACTTGGAGTTCATGGTTGGACATAAGCCCGGCATCTTCTGGCAGGTTACATGGAGGTTCATTAGTCCTCTCATCGTTCTGGTTATTTTAGTTTTCTACATGGTGACACAAGTCCAAGAAGAGCTCACCTACTTAGTCTGGGATCCAAACTct GAGGAATTCCCGTCTCTGGCATTAGTACCGTACCCCTCATGGATCAACGTGATCATTTTTCTCATGGCGGGCATCCCCAGTCTTGCAGTGCCTGTGTATGCATTATGtaggctgtttttttatttgctgcaaaaaaaaagt ACACGGCAGCTGACTGTTCCATcaagtatccccactcccgccccggcgcctctcaccctagGCAACTCCataaaaggacaaagtccaacccttctccaggagctttgTTCCAGAGCCAGTGCTGTGCGtagaggtgagcccaactatatctag
- the LOC117739185 gene encoding sodium-dependent neutral amino acid transporter B(0)AT1-like translates to MRLVFPNPGLDNRIPTHEDLDRMEKETGDRPKWDNKAQYMLTCVGFCIGLGNVWRFPYLCQTHGGGAFLIPYLILLVLEGMPLLLLEFAIGQRLRKGSVGVWRAINPYLTGVGIASMLVSLLIGLYYNTIVAWILWYLFNSFQDPLPWTQCPLNDNGTGFVPECQGSSTVDYYFYRVTLNSSASIADSGGIHWPIVLCLLAAWTVIAVCCIRGIGTSGKAVYVTAILPYIVLAIFLIRGLTLKGSLSGLKFLFTPDVNELIKPTTWLDAGAQVFYSFGLGWGGLISFSSYNPVHNNCVQDAVILSVITGLTSIYAATVTYSIIGFRATEQYDNCISDNILTLLNAFDLPEDNITTSNYEAALIHLNNSYPDTVLGLDINTCDIQTLLSEGVKGTGLAFIVFTEAITKMPGSPFWSVLFFVMLLCLGLSTLFGNIEGVVMPLKDLNVFPKKWPHELLTGVTCAVAFIICLLFALHSGLYWVTLFDNFAGSVPLLTIGLFEMIAVVYIYGIDRFNEDLEFMVGHKPGIFWQVTWRFISPLIVLVILVFYMVTQVQEELTYLVWDPNSEEFPSLASVPYPSWINVIIFLLAGVPSLAVPVYALCWLFFICCKKTVAKKS, encoded by the exons ATGAGACTGGTATTTCCTAACCCGGGACTGGATAATAGGATCCCTACTCATGAGGATCTGGAcaggatggagaaggagacaggggacaggcCCAAGTGGGACAACAAAGCCCAGTACATGCTCACCTGTGTGGGCTTCTGCATTGGGCTCGGTAACGTGTGGCGATTCCCTTACTTGTGTCAGACTCATGGAGGAG GTGCGTTTTTGATTCCCTACCTGATTCTGCTGGTGCTGGAAGGAATGCCTCTCCTGCTGTTGGAGTTTGCTATCGGCCAGCGTCTCAGGAAAGGCAGTGTGGGAGTGTGGAGAGCCATCAACCCTTATCTGACTGGTGTTG GTATAGCATCCATGCTGGTTTCCTTATTGATTGGACTTTACTACAACACCATAGTAGCCTGGATCCTGTGGTATCTCTTCAATTCCTTTCAAGACCCACTGCCTTGGACCCAGTGTCCTCTCAATGACAATGGCACAG GATTTGTTCCAGAGTGTCAAGGGAGCTCCACTGTGGATTACTATTTTTACCGAGTGACTTTGAATAGTTCGGCCTCTATAGCCGACTCTGGAGGAATCCACTGGCCCATAGTACTCTGCCTGCTTGCAGCCTGGACAGTCATTGCAGTCTGCTGCATACGGGGCATTGGCACTTCAGGCAAG GCAGTGTACGTCACGGCCATTCTGCCGTACATAGTGCTGGCCATCTTCCTGATCCGTGGACTGACTCTTAAAGGCTCCCTGAGTGGATTAAAGTTCCTCTTCACACCAGAC GTGAATGAGTTGATTAAACCAACAACTTGGCTGGATGCAGGTGCCCAGGTCTTCTATTCCTTTGGTTTGGGTTGGGGAGGCCTCATCTCCTTCTCAAGCTACAACCCTGTTCA CAACAACTGCGTACAAGATGCTGTGATCTTGTCAGTCATAACTGGCCTGACCTCAATCTATGCTGCAACAGTGACCTACTCCATCATTGGCTTTAGAGCTACAGAGCAATATGACAACTGTATCAGCGA TAACATCCTGACACTATTAAATGCATTTGACCTTCCTGAAGACAACATCACTACAAGCAACTACGAGGCAGCTCTTATTCATCTCAACAACTCCTATCCAGATACTGTTCTTGGATTGGACATCAACACCTGTGACATACAGACACTTCTCAGTGAG GGAGTGAAAGGAACAGGTCTGGCCTTCATTGTGTTCACAGAAGCAATCACCAAGATGCCCGGCTCTCCTTTCTGGTCTGTTCTCTTCTTCGTCATGCTTCTCTGCTTGGGACTCTCAACTCTGTTTGGCAACATTGAGGGAGTGGTGATGCCATTGAAAGATCTGAATGTATTCCCTAAAAAATGGCCACATGAATTACTCACTg gAGTAACATGCGCTGTCGCCTTCATCATCTGTCTCCTGTTTGCGCTGCATTCAGGGCTTTATTGGGTAACTCTCTTTGACAATTTCGCTGGATCAGTTCCACTTCTGACCATTGGATTGTTTGAGATGATAGCTGTTGTGTACATCTACGGTATAGATAG GTTCAATGAGGACTTGGAGTTCATGGTCGGACATAAGCCCGGCATCTTCTGGCAGGTTACATGGAGGTTCATTAGTCCTCTCATCGTTCTGGTTATTTTAGTTTTCTACATGGTGACACAAGTCCAAGAAGAGCTCACCTACTTAGTCTGGGATCCAAACTct GAGGAATTCCCGTCTCTGGCATCAGTACCGTACCCCTCATGGATCAACGTGATCATTTTTCTTCTGGCGGGCGTCCCCAGTCTTGCAGTGCCTGTGTATGCATTATGTtggctgttttttatttgctgcaAAAAAACAGTGGCAAAAAAGTCCTAA